In a genomic window of Bradyrhizobium sp. LLZ17:
- a CDS encoding ATP12 family chaperone protein, which produces MRELFDEMAGRSPLDPQEAVRQAARKPQRKRFYKEAGVAEAEGGFAITLDGKPIRTPSGRQVVIPSRALADAVAAEWAAQGETIAPLSMPLTRIANSVVEGVVDRVDLVTDDLANYLQSDLLFYRAGHPEGLVAREAAHWDPVLFWAAETLGAHFILSEGIMHVKQPDEAIQAARAALPQDAWSVAALHVITTLTGSALLALALAHGVRDADQVWAAAYADEDWNAEKWGVDEESAARRAARLRDFQAAVTVLTAMQPTTAEGP; this is translated from the coding sequence ATGCGTGAACTTTTCGACGAGATGGCGGGGCGATCCCCGCTCGATCCGCAGGAGGCGGTCCGCCAGGCCGCGCGCAAGCCGCAGCGCAAGCGCTTTTATAAGGAGGCTGGTGTTGCCGAGGCCGAGGGCGGTTTTGCCATCACGCTCGACGGCAAGCCGATCCGCACGCCCTCGGGCCGCCAGGTGGTGATCCCCTCGCGCGCGCTTGCCGATGCAGTTGCCGCGGAATGGGCGGCGCAGGGGGAGACGATCGCCCCCCTGAGCATGCCGCTGACCCGGATTGCCAACAGCGTGGTCGAGGGCGTCGTCGATCGCGTCGATCTCGTCACCGACGACCTCGCCAACTACCTTCAGTCCGACCTGCTGTTCTACCGTGCCGGTCATCCCGAGGGGTTGGTCGCCCGCGAGGCCGCGCATTGGGATCCCGTGCTGTTCTGGGCCGCGGAGACGCTTGGGGCCCATTTCATTCTGTCCGAAGGCATCATGCACGTGAAGCAACCGGATGAGGCCATTCAGGCTGCGCGCGCCGCACTGCCACAGGATGCGTGGTCGGTGGCAGCGCTCCACGTGATCACGACCCTGACTGGTTCGGCCCTGCTGGCGCTGGCGCTGGCGCACGGGGTGCGCGACGCGGACCAGGTCTGGGCGGCTGCCTACGCCGATGAGGACTGGAATGCCGAGAAGTGGGGCGTGGACGAGGAATCGGCCGCCCGCCGCGCCGCCCGTCTGAGGGACTTTCAGGCCGCCGTGACGGTTCTGACGGCCATGCAGCCCACGACGGCCGAAGGTCCTTAA
- a CDS encoding flagellar hook-length control protein FliK: MATPISSITPVSAASPVADAATPDLVLQAGSVVDARVVSLLADNLVRIAIANLSLDVMSEVPLTPGQNLQLAVSQNDGTIRLAVINGAGEAATADQITLTPGAASLVESPSLAPSATTARNPLTPSEQVAVTWASADAVTKQGSQAPLFANLASVVIGSDLPAGLKQAVLDVLAQQTPLNTGLDGADIQSAFQKSGLFLEASLAAGAAPSPVPDLKAALLVLRQTLTATSGALESGVRQMATQGAVLPANSAATPQLAGPIAQTVREATQVMSPAVDVEIAPSLQTPRGANLATAVLTEIAAGAQQALPRTMSAGLAASLLQEVTQNLPRMIGNVPGSNKAVPDGHIFEAAARVTPPPFRGALPSPQSIASPSLAPDTPLAAAVHRLLDDADAAIARQTLLQVASLPDRVDASGHRVDPTVPQWNFEIPFATPQGTAMAQFEISRDGGNESADPARRAWRARFSLNVEPTGPVHALITLNGDKTFVRMWAERPATAQQLRAGIGELSQAMTKAELKPGDIVVRDGTPPQPAPARAGHFLDRAT; this comes from the coding sequence ATGGCAACGCCGATCAGCTCCATTACTCCGGTCAGCGCTGCCAGCCCCGTGGCTGATGCGGCGACGCCGGACCTCGTGCTTCAGGCCGGTAGCGTCGTCGACGCCAGGGTCGTGAGCCTGCTCGCCGACAATCTGGTGCGGATCGCGATCGCAAACCTGTCTCTGGACGTGATGTCCGAAGTGCCGCTGACGCCAGGGCAAAATCTCCAGCTTGCGGTGTCGCAGAACGACGGCACCATCCGGCTCGCTGTCATCAACGGAGCGGGCGAGGCTGCAACAGCGGATCAGATCACGCTGACGCCGGGCGCGGCCTCGCTGGTGGAGAGCCCGTCGCTTGCGCCGTCCGCCACCACGGCTCGCAATCCTCTGACGCCGTCCGAGCAGGTCGCCGTCACGTGGGCCTCGGCTGACGCCGTCACCAAGCAGGGCAGCCAGGCCCCCTTGTTCGCCAACCTGGCCTCCGTCGTCATTGGCAGCGACTTGCCGGCAGGACTGAAGCAGGCGGTGCTGGACGTGCTGGCGCAGCAGACACCGCTCAATACCGGCCTTGACGGAGCCGACATCCAATCCGCCTTCCAGAAGTCCGGGCTGTTCCTCGAGGCCTCACTCGCGGCGGGCGCTGCGCCATCGCCCGTGCCCGACCTGAAAGCCGCGCTGCTCGTGCTGCGCCAGACGCTGACCGCGACCTCCGGTGCGCTCGAGAGCGGCGTGCGGCAGATGGCAACGCAAGGCGCCGTACTCCCCGCGAACTCCGCGGCCACGCCGCAGCTCGCAGGTCCGATCGCTCAAACTGTGCGCGAGGCCACGCAGGTGATGTCGCCGGCAGTTGACGTAGAGATCGCCCCATCGCTGCAAACGCCGCGCGGCGCCAATCTCGCGACCGCCGTGTTGACTGAGATAGCCGCGGGAGCCCAGCAGGCGCTCCCGCGCACCATGTCCGCCGGTCTGGCCGCAAGCCTGCTGCAGGAGGTCACGCAAAACCTGCCGCGCATGATCGGCAACGTTCCCGGCTCGAACAAGGCCGTGCCGGATGGCCACATCTTCGAGGCGGCCGCGCGCGTCACGCCGCCGCCGTTCCGCGGCGCGCTGCCATCGCCGCAATCTATCGCGTCACCATCGCTCGCGCCGGATACGCCGCTCGCCGCAGCCGTGCACCGCCTGCTCGACGACGCCGATGCCGCGATCGCGCGGCAGACCTTGTTGCAGGTCGCCTCGCTTCCGGATCGCGTCGATGCCAGCGGCCATCGCGTCGATCCGACGGTGCCGCAGTGGAATTTCGAGATTCCCTTTGCAACCCCGCAGGGCACTGCGATGGCGCAGTTCGAGATCTCGCGCGACGGCGGCAACGAATCCGCCGATCCTGCCAGACGCGCCTGGCGCGCGCGCTTCTCGCTCAATGTCGAACCGACCGGCCCCGTGCACGCGCTGATCACGCTCAATGGCGACAAGACCTTTGTGCGGATGTGGGCGGAGCGGCCGGCGACGGCGCAGCAGCTACGCGCCGGTATCGGCGAGCTCAGCCAGGCGATGACGAAGGCCGAGCTCAAGCCCGGCGACATCGTGGTGCGGGACGGCACTCCGCCACAGCCCGCACCGGCCCGCGCCGGGCACTTTCTGGATCGTGCCACATGA
- a CDS encoding EscU/YscU/HrcU family type III secretion system export apparatus switch protein, giving the protein MSDASKLAIALHYEKGSGAPVVVAKGKGAIGAKIVEIAKAHDIPIEENEVLAGALSKIELGEEIPPDLYKAVAEVLVFVLRLSGRVR; this is encoded by the coding sequence ATGAGCGACGCCTCCAAGCTCGCGATTGCGCTGCATTACGAGAAGGGCAGCGGCGCGCCGGTGGTCGTCGCCAAGGGCAAGGGCGCGATCGGTGCAAAGATCGTCGAGATCGCCAAAGCTCACGACATCCCGATCGAGGAGAACGAGGTCCTGGCCGGCGCGCTGTCCAAGATCGAGCTTGGCGAGGAGATCCCGCCCGACCTCTATAAGGCCGTCGCCGAAGTGCTGGTGTTCGTGCTGCGCCTGTCGGGACGGGTGCGGTAG
- a CDS encoding dienelactone hydrolase family protein has translation MPTAFRVAMALCMSMLFAGIAANAQSLPRDAASRTEIFPFPSLTLSDQQFLNGDAAAGKPVTVAGEFRVAQGSGKLPVVVLMHGSSGVGATTEAWVHEFNSMGISTFVIDGFTGRGLTVVGPNQALLGRLNLIVDIYRSLEILAKHPRVDPDRIVLMGFSRGGQAALYASLDRFNKLWNKSGIQFAAYIPFYPDCSTTYQTDTEVAARPIRVFHGTPDDYNPVKSCKAFVERLKTAGRDVVLTEYPDSAHGFDSGLLGVNTVTVSTGAQTARNCHIREGDGGVLVNADTQAPFTYKDSCIELNPHVGGNPTTAAESRKAVVEFLQVLFKLG, from the coding sequence ATGCCAACGGCATTCCGCGTCGCCATGGCGCTTTGCATGTCTATGCTGTTCGCAGGCATTGCCGCCAACGCGCAATCCCTTCCCAGGGACGCCGCGAGCCGGACCGAGATCTTCCCGTTCCCCTCGCTCACACTGTCGGACCAGCAATTCCTCAACGGCGATGCGGCGGCCGGGAAGCCGGTGACGGTCGCGGGCGAATTCCGCGTTGCGCAAGGAAGCGGAAAGCTCCCCGTCGTGGTGCTGATGCACGGATCGAGCGGCGTCGGCGCCACCACCGAAGCCTGGGTGCACGAATTCAACTCAATGGGCATCTCGACCTTCGTGATCGACGGCTTTACCGGCCGCGGGCTGACGGTGGTCGGGCCGAACCAGGCCCTGCTCGGCCGGCTCAATCTGATCGTGGACATCTACCGCTCGCTTGAAATTCTTGCGAAGCATCCCCGCGTCGATCCCGACCGCATCGTGCTGATGGGCTTTTCGCGCGGCGGCCAGGCCGCCCTCTATGCGAGCCTCGACCGCTTCAACAAGCTCTGGAACAAGTCCGGCATCCAGTTCGCGGCCTACATCCCGTTCTATCCGGATTGCTCGACGACCTATCAGACCGATACCGAAGTCGCGGCGCGCCCGATCCGGGTCTTCCACGGCACGCCCGACGACTATAATCCTGTGAAGAGCTGCAAGGCTTTCGTCGAGCGACTCAAGACGGCTGGGCGTGACGTGGTGCTGACGGAATATCCCGACAGCGCGCACGGTTTTGACAGCGGCCTGCTCGGCGTCAACACCGTGACCGTCTCAACCGGCGCGCAGACCGCGCGCAACTGCCACATCCGCGAAGGCGACGGCGGCGTGCTCGTCAACGCCGACACCCAGGCACCCTTCACCTACAAGGACTCCTGCATCGAGCTCAACCCGCATGTCGGCGGTAATCCGACGACCGCCGCCGAGTCGCGCAAAGCCGTGGTGGAGTTTTTGCAGGTGTTGTTCAAGCTCGGTTGA
- a CDS encoding DUF4260 domain-containing protein, whose product MDERAAETGAVTGGVKILLRLEGLTLFVGMVMLYAAWGGSWLVFALLFFVPDLSFLAYLADARFGATVYNAAHSYMAPVTLLTLGFGFASPLTLSIALIWLAHIGIDRALGYGLKYAAGFGFTHLGRIGRQTGA is encoded by the coding sequence ATGGACGAGCGAGCTGCCGAGACCGGCGCGGTGACCGGCGGCGTCAAGATCCTGCTTCGCCTGGAGGGGCTGACCCTGTTCGTGGGCATGGTGATGCTCTACGCGGCCTGGGGCGGCTCCTGGCTGGTGTTCGCCCTGCTGTTTTTCGTCCCGGATCTCAGCTTCCTCGCGTACCTCGCCGACGCGCGGTTCGGCGCGACGGTCTACAATGCCGCCCACAGCTACATGGCGCCGGTGACGCTGCTGACGCTGGGCTTCGGCTTCGCCTCGCCCTTGACGCTGTCCATCGCCTTGATCTGGCTCGCCCATATCGGCATCGACCGGGCGCTCGGGTACGGCCTGAAATACGCGGCCGGCTTCGGCTTCACCCATCTCGGGCGGATCGGGCGGCAAACAGGCGCCTGA